A window of the Mesotoga prima MesG1.Ag.4.2 genome harbors these coding sequences:
- a CDS encoding vitamin B12 dependent-methionine synthase activation domain-containing protein → MVEREKNIAVLKGIPFDIDLASLGESLRIRAGSEEESTLKELVKCARKTANPKAIYRTCFVDCVNGDEVTIEGVRFESRLLSKKLHSVGRVFPFVITSGRELYEYPLDRADFLKIFLWDSLLEHILSEAAEFMRREISRNNLIENLVWMSPGSGDAEIWPLQQQKELFSLIGNVKEEIGVELKESLLMIPTKSISGIAFQSEKDYRSCMVCKRVNCNYRSAPYDEKLRNSLE, encoded by the coding sequence ATGGTAGAACGCGAGAAAAACATCGCAGTTTTGAAAGGCATTCCTTTCGATATAGATTTGGCTTCGCTTGGAGAAAGCCTGCGGATCAGAGCCGGTTCTGAGGAAGAGTCTACTCTCAAAGAGCTCGTCAAGTGCGCCCGCAAAACCGCCAACCCAAAGGCAATCTACAGGACCTGCTTCGTCGACTGCGTTAACGGAGACGAAGTTACGATAGAAGGTGTTCGCTTCGAGAGCCGTCTCCTGTCGAAAAAACTCCATTCGGTAGGCAGAGTCTTCCCGTTCGTCATAACTTCCGGACGAGAACTTTACGAGTACCCGCTCGATCGTGCAGACTTTCTCAAGATCTTTCTCTGGGATAGCTTGCTGGAGCACATACTCAGTGAGGCAGCCGAATTCATGAGAAGGGAGATTTCAAGGAATAACCTGATCGAAAATCTAGTTTGGATGTCTCCGGGTTCGGGTGATGCGGAGATCTGGCCTTTGCAGCAGCAGAAGGAGTTGTTTTCCTTGATTGGAAATGTGAAGGAGGAAATTGGGGTCGAACTGAAGGAATCTCTTCTCATGATTCCGACGAAATCGATTTCGGGAATCGCCTTTCAATCCGAGAAGGATTACAGGAGCTGCATGGTTTGCAAAAGGGTTAACTGTAATTACAGGAGCGCACCATATGATGAGAAGCTGAGGAACTCCCTTGAATAG
- a CDS encoding DUF2779 domain-containing protein: MRLITKKMFLEYDYCPVRGWIERNEPREFRPTIAEDFRMKEGLDVGRRARSLFPEGILIEEPDPFEASFITERIIGDRRSVTLFEPAFISGDFVSRADVVRKEGEELDVFEVKSSLAGSSNTKDYIRDLSYTVSVVENSGYRVKKACLIMISRMYRKGDDDRKLFEIIDVTGEVSEQKIEIKAKLESASAVLTSTLIPSGLLGYKCRDCEHLRRCFGLERKQSIFELPRLGADKTDALIEKGYFYLEELPQEALGDKPLLQRVFRGAKSGRLVLDEPEELREKLNSLKYPIGYLDFETAASVIPLYDGLAPYEGIPYQYSLHIRREASGVLEHREFLYDDPSRDESLLLAERLVEDLKDCRTLMAHHASVERNILRWLSNRYKDFPELSEQLISFSEIFVDSELLVKNHIYHPDFGGSFSIKKLLPALVEGVGYEGLFIHNGDDARYVFVNMALGNYRESEIEKIRRDMLEYCKMDTLAMVEIHKFLCDLSSE, translated from the coding sequence ATGAGACTTATTACTAAGAAGATGTTTTTAGAGTACGATTACTGCCCCGTCAGGGGATGGATCGAGAGGAATGAACCCCGGGAATTCAGGCCGACCATTGCAGAGGATTTCAGGATGAAGGAAGGCCTCGATGTCGGGAGAAGGGCGAGAAGTCTCTTTCCTGAAGGTATTCTGATAGAGGAACCGGATCCATTTGAGGCCTCCTTCATAACCGAACGGATTATCGGCGACAGGCGGTCCGTAACTCTTTTCGAGCCTGCTTTCATAAGCGGCGATTTCGTCTCCAGGGCCGATGTTGTGAGAAAAGAGGGCGAGGAACTGGATGTCTTCGAGGTCAAGTCCAGCCTTGCCGGTTCATCGAACACAAAGGACTACATAAGGGATCTCTCTTACACGGTATCTGTAGTAGAAAACTCGGGTTACAGAGTCAAGAAAGCATGTTTGATCATGATCTCAAGAATGTATCGCAAGGGCGATGACGACCGGAAGCTTTTTGAGATAATAGACGTAACTGGCGAGGTCTCGGAGCAGAAAATCGAGATAAAGGCCAAACTCGAATCTGCCTCAGCTGTCTTGACTTCAACATTGATCCCTTCCGGTTTGCTGGGATACAAATGCAGGGACTGCGAGCATCTTCGAAGATGCTTCGGCCTGGAAAGGAAACAAAGCATCTTTGAGCTTCCCAGACTGGGTGCCGACAAGACAGATGCTTTGATCGAAAAGGGATACTTCTATCTAGAAGAGCTTCCTCAAGAGGCACTCGGCGACAAACCACTCCTGCAAAGGGTCTTTCGCGGTGCTAAGTCGGGAAGGCTGGTGCTTGACGAACCCGAAGAACTGCGAGAAAAGCTGAACAGTCTCAAGTATCCGATAGGTTATCTCGATTTCGAGACTGCCGCCTCGGTTATCCCCCTTTACGATGGACTGGCGCCCTACGAGGGGATTCCGTATCAGTATTCACTGCACATTCGAAGGGAAGCCTCGGGCGTCCTGGAACACAGGGAGTTTCTCTACGACGATCCTTCGAGGGATGAGAGTCTCCTGCTCGCCGAAAGACTTGTTGAGGACCTGAAGGACTGCAGAACACTTATGGCACACCATGCTTCCGTCGAGAGGAATATTCTCAGATGGCTGTCTAACAGATACAAGGATTTCCCAGAGCTCTCAGAACAGCTCATATCCTTCTCGGAAATATTCGTAGATTCAGAACTCCTTGTGAAAAACCACATATATCATCCAGACTTCGGGGGCAGCTTCTCGATCAAAAAACTTCTTCCTGCACTTGTAGAAGGGGTTGGTTATGAAGGGCTGTTTATCCACAACGGTGACGATGCCAGGTATGTTTTCGTGAACATGGCTCTGGGAAATTACAGAGAGTCAGAGATAGAGAAAATAAGAAGAGATATGCTTGAGTACTGCAAGATGGACACACTTGCGATGGTGGAGATTCACAAGTTTCTATGCGATCTTTCATCGGAGTAA
- a CDS encoding uroporphyrinogen decarboxylase family protein, with amino-acid sequence MKPAPDFSVILDVFRRNGEPCRVPFFELFADDEIMEEVMGYKLAKLEEDPDRYFDQLVGFYKEMGYDYVPFYQAPRFPTPDYIHGEDTATYRRESRKWMNEKGGPIKTLKDLQEADWPKPEEAVDFDLFRKLGDHLPEGMKVVGGASGGPFEHSSFLMGVENLSMAVYEDPELVNTLNEKIGNVLVGAAKIISSMDCVGAYCFGDDLGYKTSTIFSPRHLRRLVFPWYKEIASVVHANGKPFVLHSCGNLTTVMDDIIDAGVDAKHSFEDQIMPVTEVKRRWGERISILGGIDVDFLCHASVEQVRKRTLETLEQCAPGGGYALGTGNTVANYIPVKNYLAMLEAGNEFNSR; translated from the coding sequence TTGAAACCGGCACCCGATTTTTCAGTGATTCTGGACGTCTTCAGGCGTAACGGAGAACCTTGCAGAGTTCCTTTCTTTGAGCTTTTCGCCGACGATGAAATAATGGAAGAAGTTATGGGCTACAAACTTGCAAAATTAGAAGAGGATCCCGACAGATACTTCGACCAGCTGGTCGGTTTCTATAAGGAAATGGGATATGACTACGTTCCCTTCTATCAGGCTCCGCGCTTTCCAACTCCCGATTACATCCATGGTGAAGACACGGCCACATACAGGAGAGAAAGCAGGAAGTGGATGAATGAAAAGGGTGGCCCTATCAAGACCCTGAAAGATCTCCAGGAAGCGGACTGGCCGAAGCCAGAGGAAGCTGTTGATTTCGACCTTTTCCGTAAGCTGGGAGACCACCTTCCCGAAGGGATGAAAGTAGTTGGAGGTGCTTCCGGTGGGCCATTTGAGCACTCCAGCTTCCTGATGGGTGTCGAAAATCTCTCCATGGCCGTTTACGAGGATCCCGAGCTGGTCAACACTCTCAACGAAAAGATCGGCAATGTTCTGGTCGGAGCCGCGAAGATAATCTCTTCGATGGACTGCGTGGGAGCATACTGTTTTGGAGACGATCTGGGATACAAGACATCGACCATCTTCTCTCCGAGACATCTCAGAAGACTTGTTTTCCCGTGGTACAAAGAGATAGCCAGTGTGGTACATGCAAACGGTAAACCCTTTGTCCTTCACAGTTGCGGCAACTTAACCACTGTGATGGACGATATCATAGACGCCGGTGTCGATGCAAAACACTCCTTTGAAGACCAGATAATGCCCGTTACCGAAGTGAAGAGAAGATGGGGCGAGAGAATTTCGATCCTAGGAGGAATAGATGTTGATTTTCTATGCCATGCCTCCGTCGAGCAAGTTAGGAAGAGAACGCTCGAGACTCTCGAACAATGCGCTCCGGGAGGCGGGTATGCTTTAGGCACGGGCAACACCGTCGCCAACTACATCCCGGTGAAAAACTACCTGGCAATGTTGGAGGCCGGAAATGAATTCAACTCTCGCTAG
- a CDS encoding ASKHA domain-containing protein has product MKEAVHKVIFLPSQRTVTAKRGEILLDVLRRESQPISAVCGGRGNCGKCKALVAEGSEAFPLTLTEARLLTRDEIAAGYRLSCQFKVMTDVRVKTEDPAVDSAVSKPPLPKALMREISPLVRLEEFSLSRPDIHDQASDYSRLISALVTEKPRIDRLNLLRRLPHIIREIDYRGRAVMYGSEVIDILPFSDERGIFGVAIDIGTTTLAVYLADLKSGEILAVRSAPNPQSSYGQDVISRIDYTIKRAEGIDELRIAVLKTLNKLIDDLCKESEVSKERIYDTSIVGNTTMIHILLGISPERIASSPFIPVFTGGKVFESRELDLEESIPNSKIYIMPGISAYVGSDITAGILSSGFIEDSGNVLLVDIGTNGEMALKKGDRIFACSTAAGPAFEGGNISQGTIARPGAVDHVWLNGEGIGFSTVNGSNASGICGSGLIDAIAVMIGAGILTESGRIKGEYFELEGPAGIVRINKRDIREVQLAKAAIRAGVSILMDRAGIETRDIDRILLAGAFGNYIDPENALRIGMLPNVPVERVSPVGNAAGLGAVLAVLDSGIRERAENLSNIIYYVELSGRKDFNEIFVDNLALREG; this is encoded by the coding sequence ATGAAAGAAGCTGTGCATAAGGTCATATTCCTGCCTTCGCAAAGAACGGTGACGGCAAAGAGAGGCGAGATTCTGCTCGATGTTTTGAGAAGGGAGTCTCAGCCCATAAGTGCCGTATGCGGGGGAAGGGGGAACTGCGGAAAGTGCAAGGCCCTTGTAGCTGAAGGAAGCGAGGCCTTCCCACTAACCCTTACCGAGGCAAGACTTCTGACACGAGACGAGATTGCGGCCGGATACAGGCTGAGCTGCCAGTTCAAAGTCATGACCGATGTCAGAGTCAAAACGGAGGATCCGGCAGTGGATTCTGCAGTTTCCAAACCGCCTCTTCCGAAGGCCTTGATGCGAGAGATATCCCCATTGGTTAGACTCGAAGAGTTTTCTCTTTCAAGGCCGGATATCCATGACCAGGCTTCAGACTATTCAAGACTGATCAGTGCTCTCGTTACAGAAAAGCCCCGGATTGACAGACTGAATCTACTGAGAAGGCTTCCCCATATTATTAGGGAGATAGATTACAGAGGCCGGGCCGTCATGTACGGAAGTGAAGTAATAGACATACTACCTTTCTCTGACGAAAGAGGGATCTTCGGCGTCGCTATCGACATCGGCACGACAACTCTCGCAGTTTACCTGGCGGATCTCAAGTCGGGAGAGATTCTTGCTGTTCGATCTGCCCCAAATCCCCAGTCTTCATATGGCCAGGATGTCATTTCCAGGATAGATTACACAATAAAGAGAGCCGAAGGAATCGATGAACTGAGAATAGCAGTTTTGAAAACACTCAATAAGCTGATCGACGATCTTTGCAAGGAAAGCGAAGTATCGAAGGAAAGGATCTACGATACTTCGATAGTGGGAAACACGACAATGATCCACATCCTTCTTGGAATAAGCCCCGAGAGAATCGCCTCCTCCCCTTTCATACCGGTATTCACGGGAGGAAAGGTATTCGAGTCACGGGAATTGGATCTAGAAGAGTCCATTCCAAATTCGAAAATCTACATAATGCCGGGAATCTCCGCCTATGTTGGCTCGGACATCACAGCCGGTATTCTTTCGTCGGGATTTATCGAAGATTCCGGCAACGTTCTCCTCGTAGACATCGGGACCAACGGGGAGATGGCCCTCAAAAAGGGCGACAGAATCTTCGCCTGCTCCACAGCGGCAGGTCCGGCATTCGAAGGAGGCAATATTAGTCAGGGAACTATTGCCAGGCCGGGAGCGGTCGATCATGTATGGCTCAATGGAGAAGGTATCGGGTTCAGTACGGTAAATGGTTCGAATGCTTCTGGAATCTGTGGTTCGGGACTGATAGACGCGATTGCCGTAATGATAGGTGCCGGTATTCTTACTGAATCGGGACGAATCAAAGGAGAGTACTTCGAGCTTGAAGGCCCTGCGGGCATAGTGCGTATAAACAAGAGAGATATTCGTGAAGTGCAGCTTGCAAAGGCAGCCATTCGAGCGGGAGTATCCATCTTGATGGACCGGGCCGGCATCGAGACACGAGACATCGACAGGATTTTACTTGCCGGAGCCTTCGGGAACTACATCGACCCCGAGAACGCTCTGCGAATAGGCATGCTTCCCAATGTCCCAGTCGAAAGAGTTTCACCCGTCGGTAATGCGGCCGGTCTCGGTGCAGTTCTGGCAGTTCTGGACAGCGGGATTCGAGAGAGAGCGGAGAATCTTAGCAACATCATATACTACGTTGAACTATCTGGCAGAAAGGATTTCAACGAGATTTTCGTTGACAATCTTGCCTTAAGGGAGGGATAA
- a CDS encoding methylcobamide--CoM methyltransferase codes for MAFNRSIIPLLGAPGARLTGTKLKENLTNAKIQFSSLTKLMEEFQPDGIFFMMDLTVEAEALGLEVGFPEDNNPYVKEHPIKGPDELSSVVNSWSGVSGRMRVFTEVADKMARELPGKRGSYVIGPLSLAGELVGVTDLCMKLIEDPAFAESVIDFSSRVVSEYSKALIDHGADMIAVLEPTAVLLSKRQFKRFALPYFERLRSELSKPLIYHICGDTEHIVEPMGASGAYGLSLDSMVDLKAAAERVPENVFIIGNIDPVKVFLQSNEEEVERETEKLLEKMKDVPNFILSSGCDIPLETPPENISAFFRAGRNYRS; via the coding sequence ATGGCCTTCAATAGATCAATCATACCTTTGCTCGGCGCGCCGGGCGCAAGGCTGACGGGAACGAAGCTCAAAGAGAATCTCACAAACGCGAAAATCCAGTTTAGCTCTTTGACCAAGCTTATGGAGGAGTTTCAGCCAGACGGGATCTTCTTCATGATGGATCTGACGGTCGAAGCCGAGGCGTTAGGACTGGAAGTCGGCTTCCCCGAGGATAACAATCCCTACGTGAAGGAACATCCAATAAAGGGACCGGACGAGCTGTCCTCAGTGGTAAACTCCTGGAGCGGCGTATCCGGGAGAATGAGGGTCTTCACAGAGGTTGCGGATAAAATGGCAAGAGAACTGCCGGGAAAGAGGGGCAGCTACGTTATAGGCCCACTTAGCCTCGCAGGAGAGTTGGTTGGGGTTACAGACCTCTGTATGAAACTGATAGAAGATCCGGCTTTTGCAGAGAGCGTAATTGACTTCTCCTCAAGGGTTGTAAGTGAATATTCGAAAGCGCTAATCGACCACGGCGCAGACATGATAGCCGTTCTCGAACCGACGGCGGTGCTTTTGTCTAAGAGACAGTTTAAACGTTTTGCGCTTCCCTATTTTGAAAGGCTAAGATCCGAGCTTTCAAAACCTTTGATTTATCACATCTGTGGAGACACGGAACACATAGTAGAACCTATGGGCGCCAGCGGCGCCTACGGATTGAGCCTCGACAGCATGGTGGACCTGAAGGCTGCAGCGGAGAGAGTCCCCGAGAATGTTTTCATCATTGGAAACATAGATCCTGTTAAGGTCTTTCTTCAGTCAAATGAAGAGGAAGTCGAAAGAGAGACTGAAAAACTTCTAGAGAAAATGAAGGACGTACCCAACTTCATTTTAAGTTCCGGGTGTGACATCCCACTGGAGACACCTCCAGAAAACATCTCAGCCTTCTTCAGAGCCGGCAGAAATTATCGTTCGTAG